A region from the Aphis gossypii isolate Hap1 chromosome 1, ASM2018417v2, whole genome shotgun sequence genome encodes:
- the LOC114126295 gene encoding casein kinase I-like isoform X1: MAKKTVSTDDNVLILDGGLRGKFMFNTKNEIGRGKFGKVIKGRNMYTFEEIAVKIEPIDSVHLVKEKQYYNMLKVHHHTIEGLLEIYYTGNVGVKYVAMAMELLGPSMSELFTLCGNKMSLKTVLMIANQMLSRIEYVHHRKLIHRDLKPENISIGRPRQTLPFKESAEDTIYLIDFGMAKPYIDKNTKNHIMYNTEVGVFGTYQFMSANSHLGIEQSRRDDLESLGYVLLYLINGTLPWMKYFEEDDADVKSCGNMKKKITTKTLCADLPEEFSKYFDYVKKLEFIETPDYDVLIELFQTVYKREKFPDDNLFDWSNTQ; encoded by the exons ATGGCAAAAAAAACAGTGTCCACTGatgataatgttttaatactcGACGGAGGTTTACGCGGTAAGTTCATGTTCAACACTAAGAATGAAATCGGAAGAGGTAAATTTGGAAAAGTCATCAAAG GAAGGAATATGTACACGTTCGAAGAAATCGCAGTCAAAATTGAACCCATTGACTCTGTACATTTggttaaagaaaaacaatactaCAATATGCTCAAAG TGCATCATCACACGATTGAAGGGTTACTCGAAATCTACTATACTGGAAATGTTGGAGTAAAATACGTGGCCATGGCTATGGAGTTGTTGGGTCCATCGATGAGTGAGCTTTTTACGCTTTGCGGAAACAAAATGTCACTAAAAACTGTCCTGATGATAGCTAATCAAATG TTATCGAGAATCGAATACGTTCACCACCGCAAGCTGATTCACAGAGACCTTAAACCTGAAAACATATCAATAGGACGGCCGAGACAGACGTTGCCGTTCAAGGAGTCGGCGGAGGATACGATATACTTAATCGACTTTGGAATGGCCAAACCGTACATTGACAAGAACACCAAAAATCACATAATGTATAACACGGAAGTCGGCGTATTTGGAACATATCAGTTCATGAGCGCTAACAGTCATTTAGGTATAG AACAAAGTCGCAGAGACGACTTAGAATCTCTTGGATACGTTCTGCTGTACTTGATAAACGGCACATTACCTTGGATGAAATACTTCGAAGAAGACGATGCCGATGTAAAAAGTTGcggaaatatgaaaaaaaaaattacaacgaAAACTCTTTGCGCCGATTTACCAG AAgagttttctaaatattttgactacgtaaaaaaattggaatttaTCGAAACACCCGACTACGATGTATTGATAGAATTGTTTCAAACCGTTTACAAACGTGAAAAATTTCCAGATGACAATTTATTCGACTGGTcgaatacacaataa
- the LOC114126295 gene encoding casein kinase I-like isoform X3 has protein sequence MYTFEEIAVKIEPIDSVHLVKEKQYYNMLKVHHHTIEGLLEIYYTGNVGVKYVAMAMELLGPSMSELFTLCGNKMSLKTVLMIANQMLSRIEYVHHRKLIHRDLKPENISIGRPRQTLPFKESAEDTIYLIDFGMAKPYIDKNTKNHIMYNTEVGVFGTYQFMSANSHLGIEQSRRDDLESLGYVLLYLINGTLPWMKYFEEDDADVKSCGNMKKKITTKTLCADLPEEFSKYFDYVKKLEFIETPDYDVLIELFQTVYKREKFPDDNLFDWSNTQ, from the exons ATGTACACGTTCGAAGAAATCGCAGTCAAAATTGAACCCATTGACTCTGTACATTTggttaaagaaaaacaatactaCAATATGCTCAAAG TGCATCATCACACGATTGAAGGGTTACTCGAAATCTACTATACTGGAAATGTTGGAGTAAAATACGTGGCCATGGCTATGGAGTTGTTGGGTCCATCGATGAGTGAGCTTTTTACGCTTTGCGGAAACAAAATGTCACTAAAAACTGTCCTGATGATAGCTAATCAAATG TTATCGAGAATCGAATACGTTCACCACCGCAAGCTGATTCACAGAGACCTTAAACCTGAAAACATATCAATAGGACGGCCGAGACAGACGTTGCCGTTCAAGGAGTCGGCGGAGGATACGATATACTTAATCGACTTTGGAATGGCCAAACCGTACATTGACAAGAACACCAAAAATCACATAATGTATAACACGGAAGTCGGCGTATTTGGAACATATCAGTTCATGAGCGCTAACAGTCATTTAGGTATAG AACAAAGTCGCAGAGACGACTTAGAATCTCTTGGATACGTTCTGCTGTACTTGATAAACGGCACATTACCTTGGATGAAATACTTCGAAGAAGACGATGCCGATGTAAAAAGTTGcggaaatatgaaaaaaaaaattacaacgaAAACTCTTTGCGCCGATTTACCAG AAgagttttctaaatattttgactacgtaaaaaaattggaatttaTCGAAACACCCGACTACGATGTATTGATAGAATTGTTTCAAACCGTTTACAAACGTGAAAAATTTCCAGATGACAATTTATTCGACTGGTcgaatacacaataa
- the LOC114126295 gene encoding casein kinase I-like isoform X2: protein MAKKTVSTDDNVLILDGGLRGKFMFNTKNEIGRGKFGKVIKGRNMYTFEEIAVKIEPIDSVHLVKEKQYYNMLKVHHHTIEGLLEIYYTGNVGVKYVAMAMELLGPSMSELFTLCGNKMSLKTVLMIANQMLSRIEYVHHRKLIHRDLKPENISIGRPRQTLPFKESAEDTIYLIDFGMAKPYIDKNTKNHIMYNTEVGVFGTYQFMSANSHLEQSRRDDLESLGYVLLYLINGTLPWMKYFEEDDADVKSCGNMKKKITTKTLCADLPEEFSKYFDYVKKLEFIETPDYDVLIELFQTVYKREKFPDDNLFDWSNTQ from the exons ATGGCAAAAAAAACAGTGTCCACTGatgataatgttttaatactcGACGGAGGTTTACGCGGTAAGTTCATGTTCAACACTAAGAATGAAATCGGAAGAGGTAAATTTGGAAAAGTCATCAAAG GAAGGAATATGTACACGTTCGAAGAAATCGCAGTCAAAATTGAACCCATTGACTCTGTACATTTggttaaagaaaaacaatactaCAATATGCTCAAAG TGCATCATCACACGATTGAAGGGTTACTCGAAATCTACTATACTGGAAATGTTGGAGTAAAATACGTGGCCATGGCTATGGAGTTGTTGGGTCCATCGATGAGTGAGCTTTTTACGCTTTGCGGAAACAAAATGTCACTAAAAACTGTCCTGATGATAGCTAATCAAATG TTATCGAGAATCGAATACGTTCACCACCGCAAGCTGATTCACAGAGACCTTAAACCTGAAAACATATCAATAGGACGGCCGAGACAGACGTTGCCGTTCAAGGAGTCGGCGGAGGATACGATATACTTAATCGACTTTGGAATGGCCAAACCGTACATTGACAAGAACACCAAAAATCACATAATGTATAACACGGAAGTCGGCGTATTTGGAACATATCAGTTCATGAGCGCTAACAGTCATTTAG AACAAAGTCGCAGAGACGACTTAGAATCTCTTGGATACGTTCTGCTGTACTTGATAAACGGCACATTACCTTGGATGAAATACTTCGAAGAAGACGATGCCGATGTAAAAAGTTGcggaaatatgaaaaaaaaaattacaacgaAAACTCTTTGCGCCGATTTACCAG AAgagttttctaaatattttgactacgtaaaaaaattggaatttaTCGAAACACCCGACTACGATGTATTGATAGAATTGTTTCAAACCGTTTACAAACGTGAAAAATTTCCAGATGACAATTTATTCGACTGGTcgaatacacaataa